The genomic DNA AGATGAAATTAGCATAAATACTCAAAATAATGACCTAAAAGGTATTGATTTAAAGATAGAAAATGACGATTCTATAAAGAACGATGTTGGAGCCAAAAGGATAGATATGGCAGATAGCATTAATCCGTTTTCTAAGTTTATTAATTATCTAAAAAATTTATTCTAATAAGGGAGATGATATGGGCGGTTTCACAGTAGAAGAGAATAAAAACATATATGGCGCCAAAATAAAAGTTGTTGGAGTAGGCGGCGGCGGCGGCAATATGATAAATCATATTGTAAGAGAAGGCATAAATAATCAAGACGGAATGAGATCCGTTGATTTGATAGCTGCAAATACCGATGCTCAAGCATTAGAAGACTCTTCGGCTACAACTAGAATACAGTTAGGAGAGAAAAAAACTAGAGGTCTTGGTGCAGGTATGGTTCCTGAAGTCGGTAAAGAAGCTGCCCTTGAGAGTTATGAAGAGATCAAAACTACTTTGGAATATTCTGATATAGTTTTTATAGCGTCTGGATTTGGCGGCGGTACAGGTACCGGGGCAGCTCCCATAATTGCTCAAGCCGCTAAAGAGGTAGGCGCTTTAACGGTAGCTGTTATTACTACTCCTTTTGCTTTTGAAGGTAAAAAAAGAATGAGATTGGCTCTTGAAGGTATAGAGGAACTAAAAAAAGAGTGCGATAGCATAGTTGTTATACCAAATCAAAAACTTATGGGAATAATAGACAAAAAAGCTGGTATAAAAGATAGCTTTAAAGAGGTTGACAATATATTAGCTCGCGCTGTTAGCGGTATGAGTTCCATAGTATTGAGTTCTGGAAAAAGCGATATCAACCTTGACTTTGCCGATGTTAGAACTGCTATGAGTCATAGAGGATTATCTCTTATGGGAGTTGGAGAGGCTGATGGTGAAGAAGCAGCACAAGAGGCTCTTAAAAATGCGATCCAATCTCCGCTTCTTGATGATATGAATATCAAAGGCGCAATGGGAGTTTTAGTGCATTTTAGATTCCACCCAAGCTGCCCTATGAGTGATATAAGTGAAGCCATGCTTATAGTAGAAGATAGTGCAGACGCAGACGCTGATATATTCTTTGGAACTCTTACTGATGATACTATGGAAGAAGGAAGAGTTCAAGTAACTTTAGTAGCTACTGGTTTTTATGATAAAAACAGTACAAAACAGCCTGAGGCTGCTCCTGTGCCTGAAGCAGTTCAAGAAAAAAGAGAACAAAATATATTTGGTGCTTACAGAAGAGCATCTGGATATGATGTAAATGTGAATTCAGATGATCTAGATATACCAACAGTGAGCCGTTTTAAATTAGATTAATATATTAAACCCCCTTATTATCCTTTGTTTAGCCATATTTGGCTAAACTCCGGACGATATTCAAAATGCATTGTATCAAAATGTTCCCATCTTCCTCCCCATATAAAACCATTTTTTTCAAAAACTTCTACTATATCTTTTGGTATATTATTATGATATTTCCCGTCTTTACTCCATTGCCAGTAGTCGCTCATATTGACATTTATATCTATGGCTATACCCCAGCTATGAGCCGATAAAAGATCGGTTTTTGATATTTTTCTATAGTTGAAAGTTCCTGCTGGATTATCTAAGTATTTTAATAAATTTGGATTGTTTTTTACCATAAAATCCAGTTCGTCGCTAACTTTCTGCAGTGCTTTTGCAGCACCGTTTTTTGAGTTAAATTTAAATGTTTTATTGACTGAATTTTTAAGCCATACGACATCAATTAAATTTGATTGCACTTCATTTTTTGTTTTTCCATATATTTTTGAGAAAAATTGCTCATTTCTGAATCTCCCCGCATCTATAAGTTTTGCATCAAGAGGCTCAAGCAGCGGATAATCATAAGCCAGCATATCTTTTATGCTTGGACGCTTTATGAGTTCATCATATGTTTTTTGTTTTCCATCATCAAAAATCATACTAGAATTATCATCAAAAATTACTTTATTGTCTTCTATTTTCACTCCATAACCATTTTGAAATGCTGATTTTTCATCTTGTATGATTATATTCATAGATGTTATTTTAGAAAGTAATAGAGCCTCATCGCTTATGCTTTCGTTTTCTTTTCCTATCTCTAGATCGGTTATGGCGATTTTGCCTATCATGGCCCTGCCGTTATCTTTAGTTTTTATCCCCCATGAGTCATGTACCGATGTTAAAGTTCCGTTTATATCTCCTGCATATATCATAATATGCCCGGGCATATAAAGTAGTGTTAAAAACGGAATTGCGTATTTTTTTATCATATCTTTTTTCTCATTATTTGTTAAATTTTTTAAATTTATAACTCTGCCAATTTGTCCTTGAGCTTTTGAGTTTCTAGGTAGCCAAACACCAAATGAGCTAAAATAATCTTTTATAAATAGTGAGCAGTCTCTTAGCTTGTTTTCTCCACCCCATCCATAATTTTGACCAAGCAGTTCATTTAATGTTGTTTTTAAATTTTGGCTATTTATTGTTTGAAACTGTTTTGCATACTCTTTGCTTATTGTGAAGTTATTTTTAAATTTAAAAGAGAAGTAATCCTCAGAGTCGTACGGAAATATCGATCCTATCCTAGAATAAAACAGAAAATTACCGTTTTCATCTTTTATCGCTTCATTATCTTTTGTAAATACCGCAAATTTATATCTTTGAAACTCATCTGCTTCACTTTTTGTTAGCAATTTGATATCTTTTGATCTAACAAAACCCCACAAAGAGTCGCTTTTTACGAATGCCCACGCACCGTCTTTACTAAAATGAGATACTAAAAGTGGATGAAAAGCACCTAAAACAGACTCTTGCAAGTAATCAAACGGATATCCTTCTCCGGCTTTAGATGGATCTAAAAATAGTTTTTCTATAGTTGGAAAATCCCTAACTTCGGTATTTGCAATTGTAATAGCAGGCTGCAAAATGCTTTTGAACTTATCAAAATTTGCATTATTTTTTTGAGCCAAAAACCACTCATCGCTTCTTGGGAGTTTACTCTCTCCGTAATACTTCTTATTTGGACTGTTTTTATATATGTTAAAAGCCCACATAAGCTCGTTTTTACTCTCTTTGATCTCATCGTTCCAGACGCTAAAAAACTTACTTAATAGCTCAAATTCGTTAGCTTTGATACTTTTACCAAGATCTGGTAAAATACTTGCGTTTTGCTCAAATTTAAGGCTAAGTATAGGTTCTGGTTGCGGAATTTGATCTATTTTGGGAGCGCACCCGACAAAAAATAGTACTAAAACAGAATAAACAAGTCTTTTCATATAATTTCCTCAAATTTTTAGTATAATATAGTAATTATAACAAAAATAGGGTTTGATTTGTTAAACGATATTTTAAACATTTTAAATGATTCTAATCTATTTTTAACCGGCGGTGGCGGAGTTGGAAAAAGTTATACTATCAAAGAGATAATTAGCCACTATAAAAGCGGGTTTAAAAATGTAGTTGTGCTAGGAAGCACCGGTATAAGCGCTGTTGGAGTAGGAGGTGTTAGTTGTCATAGTTTTTTTAAATTTGGAATTAGCGAGAATTTTGAAGAGTTAAAACTTCTTGATAAAAAGCAAAAATCAAAGTTAAATGAGCTAAAAAAAATACTTAAAAATTGTGATTTATTAATCATCGATGAGATTTCCATGGTAAGCGCTGAGCTTATGGAGATGATAAGTTTAAGACTTATTTGGTCTGGATTTAGAGGCAGGGTTTTGCTTGTAGGGGATTTTTATCAACTTCCGCCAGTAAAAAAATCTGTTCAAAATCTATTATTTAGCTTTAATTACGCATTTAGCTCAAATGCTTGGAATAGTCTAAATCTCACAAATGTAGAGCTTAGAGTTTCAAAAAGAACTAAAGATATCAGCTTTTATAAGATACTATCTAAAATACGAATAGGAGTGATAGACGATGAAATTTGCGACTTTTTAAAAAGCAAAATGGTGCGTGAAATTCCAAACAATATAACTGCTCTTTTTGGTAGAAATTATGAAGCCGATAGATTAAATGAACAGCGTTTAAACGAGATAAACTCTAGTTTAGAGACGATAGTGGCTAAAACTAAAATTTATGATAACTCACTGCACAGCGTTGCTTTACAGAAATGGATTTCAAATTTGAATTCTCCTTGTGAACTTAGGCTAAAAAAGGGAGCTAAAGTTATGTTTTTAGCTAATAAATGGGGTGAATATTATAACGGAGAGCAGGGTATTATAAGAGAGTTTGTAAAAGGAGATGACGGAGTTGAGATTATTTTAGTGCAAAAAGATAGCGGAGAAGTCATAGGAGTAGAACCACATACTTATGAGCTATATGATTATCATATGAAAGATGAAGAATTGTCGCAAACTTTAAAAGCCAACTATATGCAGTTTCCTTTGAAATTAGCTTACGCCATTACTATCCATAAATCTCAAGGTATGAGTATAGAAAAATTTGCCTGTAACTTGGATAATATATTTGCAAACGGTCAGCTATATGTCGCACTTTCAAGAGCTATTAGCGCAGATGGACTTTATATACAATACACAAAAAATATAGATTTCGCAGATTATTTAAAAAAAGTGGTTAAGATAGACAATGAGGTTAGTGATTTTTATAGAAATAGCAAATTTATAAAGGAGAATAACATATGAGAAAACCGATTCTTTTTGTTCTATTTTGTGTATCTATGATTGCAGGAACTCTGCGTATAGATAATTTTGAGAGCGATTTATACTCAAAATCAGGAGCAAATAATATGAAAAAAATCTCCATGAGTTTAGAGTTTATAGCTAGAGACGAGAATGTAAATGAGTCTGCTATTTATGATTCTTTGAATGTTGTAGTTGGTAGTTTTTATGCCGAAGATCTTATGACTTCTAGAGGAAAAGAGAGCTTTAAAACAACTCTTATAAAATATATATCAAAAAAATATTCTTTAGATATCGATGAAATTTATATAATAAGTCTTAAGATTTTGAACGAAATAGATATAGAAAAGATAATAAAAGCTATAAAAGAAAGAGATCTTTGCCCTACAAATAACGGAGCAAAGAATAAAACAGATAACTATAATTTAAATTTAAATAAAGACTTTGGAAAAGATTTTGGAGAAAATTAGATATTTTTGCTATTTATAAATTTAAACTTAGCAAACTATCTAGTCTTAGTTTGCTAATATATCAAAGTTTTCAGGGATATTGGGTTCCAAAATTCCTGTATTTATAGGCTCATTTTTCCTCGTGTTTGTAAGAGTTATTTTTACTATATTTCCTAGTTTATCGCTATAGCTTATCTCTGATGGCAGTGAGTTTTTTACCTTAATATTATATGAAGTGTCATCATATACTGCTTTGAACTCGTTGTTAGAAACTTTTTTTGCTGCCCTTAAAATTTCTGTTAAATTTGGAGAGTCTTTTAAGTCTGTAAGTATGGCTTGTTCTAGCTCAGGCTCTAAAATCGTAACTCTTCCGTAATTAAAATATATAAGTTTAGTGGCAGGGGTTTTATAATGCCAAAATGCGCCTATTTCTTTATGTGCTACAAAGTATCCCGTATACGTTATTTTTTTAT from Campylobacter fetus subsp. fetus includes the following:
- the ftsZ gene encoding cell division protein FtsZ codes for the protein MGGFTVEENKNIYGAKIKVVGVGGGGGNMINHIVREGINNQDGMRSVDLIAANTDAQALEDSSATTRIQLGEKKTRGLGAGMVPEVGKEAALESYEEIKTTLEYSDIVFIASGFGGGTGTGAAPIIAQAAKEVGALTVAVITTPFAFEGKKRMRLALEGIEELKKECDSIVVIPNQKLMGIIDKKAGIKDSFKEVDNILARAVSGMSSIVLSSGKSDINLDFADVRTAMSHRGLSLMGVGEADGEEAAQEALKNAIQSPLLDDMNIKGAMGVLVHFRFHPSCPMSDISEAMLIVEDSADADADIFFGTLTDDTMEEGRVQVTLVATGFYDKNSTKQPEAAPVPEAVQEKREQNIFGAYRRASGYDVNVNSDDLDIPTVSRFKLD
- a CDS encoding M15 family metallopeptidase codes for the protein MKRLVYSVLVLFFVGCAPKIDQIPQPEPILSLKFEQNASILPDLGKSIKANEFELLSKFFSVWNDEIKESKNELMWAFNIYKNSPNKKYYGESKLPRSDEWFLAQKNNANFDKFKSILQPAITIANTEVRDFPTIEKLFLDPSKAGEGYPFDYLQESVLGAFHPLLVSHFSKDGAWAFVKSDSLWGFVRSKDIKLLTKSEADEFQRYKFAVFTKDNEAIKDENGNFLFYSRIGSIFPYDSEDYFSFKFKNNFTISKEYAKQFQTINSQNLKTTLNELLGQNYGWGGENKLRDCSLFIKDYFSSFGVWLPRNSKAQGQIGRVINLKNLTNNEKKDMIKKYAIPFLTLLYMPGHIMIYAGDINGTLTSVHDSWGIKTKDNGRAMIGKIAITDLEIGKENESISDEALLLSKITSMNIIIQDEKSAFQNGYGVKIEDNKVIFDDNSSMIFDDGKQKTYDELIKRPSIKDMLAYDYPLLEPLDAKLIDAGRFRNEQFFSKIYGKTKNEVQSNLIDVVWLKNSVNKTFKFNSKNGAAKALQKVSDELDFMVKNNPNLLKYLDNPAGTFNYRKISKTDLLSAHSWGIAIDINVNMSDYWQWSKDGKYHNNIPKDIVEVFEKNGFIWGGRWEHFDTMHFEYRPEFSQIWLNKG
- a CDS encoding ATP-dependent DNA helicase produces the protein MLNDILNILNDSNLFLTGGGGVGKSYTIKEIISHYKSGFKNVVVLGSTGISAVGVGGVSCHSFFKFGISENFEELKLLDKKQKSKLNELKKILKNCDLLIIDEISMVSAELMEMISLRLIWSGFRGRVLLVGDFYQLPPVKKSVQNLLFSFNYAFSSNAWNSLNLTNVELRVSKRTKDISFYKILSKIRIGVIDDEICDFLKSKMVREIPNNITALFGRNYEADRLNEQRLNEINSSLETIVAKTKIYDNSLHSVALQKWISNLNSPCELRLKKGAKVMFLANKWGEYYNGEQGIIREFVKGDDGVEIILVQKDSGEVIGVEPHTYELYDYHMKDEELSQTLKANYMQFPLKLAYAITIHKSQGMSIEKFACNLDNIFANGQLYVALSRAISADGLYIQYTKNIDFADYLKKVVKIDNEVSDFYRNSKFIKENNI
- the lolA gene encoding LolA-like outer membrane lipoprotein chaperone, producing MKKFIIILAIAISVFGANELDFNTLSSNFTQTVTSQNKKITYTGYFVAHKEIGAFWHYKTPATKLIYFNYGRVTILEPELEQAILTDLKDSPNLTEILRAAKKVSNNEFKAVYDDTSYNIKVKNSLPSEISYSDKLGNIVKITLTNTRKNEPINTGILEPNIPENFDILAN